atttgttgtcttCAATACATTATGAAATGTTCTTTGGatgaaacggaaaaattcaAGTGTGTCTGAGACTgtcgttatttattattaaggaaaagaagaatgtaGGCAACAAGTGGCCTTGAAATGTTTcaaggaaatgaataaaccCACAACTCACGCAACAACCCCGAGAGaagtaaactttttttcctcccccccgCCATCGTGACGACATCGACGTTCAACTTGGCTTGACGTCACACGACGGAACTGAACGACTCCCCCCTACTCAACAATGGTTTCTTTGTTGGTGGTATTTCAAGTTTTCgtcgacatttctttttttcgggatttatatatattcacGCTCCAAATAGTGCGAGtagtttttcttgttcttgctATGCTCTAATGATGACGCCAAAAACTTTCGGTCGCCCGCAGGCTCACTTCGACCTTGGCGTTCCACTGGCGCAGCGGTGGCGCTGCAACACAGACATTCTGCTGGaccctttcctttttctttttgtttcgatatattttaaaaaacaagatataaacacacaaatgaaaaaagatggcACACGTTTACTAACACGTGGCGATTACATTATTGAGCGTATAGCACGTGGAATTTGATACTCGTTTGAGAAATGCTGAGGTTtgaataacattttgtttacattaaaTGTTGTGGTTTTGTTATCTGGACTTTTCTCAAGCCAAATCTGACTGTGGTTTATTAAAATTGATCGTTTACTAATCGTATCTTGGTATGAAATGTACTCTTGTTTTCTCAGTGCCAAGGAGCTTATGGAAATTCGGGCTAAAAAGGCTCATCCCAGAAGTCTTCCCTCCATGCCACCAAAAGATTTCATCCCCACACATTCTGCTGAAGAAACTGCCTCTGTTAATGACATGattgaagagaaaatttctttcattaaagAAGAAAGGGCTGAGAGAAGGTATTTCATCGTTGATGCAAAAGGTTTCACGTTATACAGTCATGAACcttaaatgttgtttttagGAACTTGCTTACAAGAGGTGATTGGCTTCCTCAGGAAAATGTTGCTGTGGTTGATAAAAAAGTTGGTGGAGGCTGGGATATTTTTGGACACAACAAGAACGGcaaaacttttcttcatcCAGAAGAAGCACTGTTCCTCATCGAAGTGGTAACATTTTTCTGTGGGAACGACACCTCTAATGAACTCATATTAATGATTGCCTTGTTTATTCACAGTCTAAATTAGAGTTGTGCTACTCTGGTACCCCAGTCAGTGTTCAACAAGCATACCAACTTTTGCTTGCTGAAAATTCATGTTCAATTCTCAAGTATCGCGTGTATTCTCACTTGTGCCGGCAAGGCTATCGTCTCATTCGTAGAGTCAATCCTCCTCCGGTTATTTCTACAAAGCGGAGTGGTGAATCTATGGAGAATTTGAATCCCAAAAGATTGAAGGTGGAAGACAAACAGCCTAATCACATTGTTAACAGTGTAACAATTGTCGATATGGAAACAACGGCTGTTAATTTGCCTATTGAAACTGATAATGGACCCGTAAAGTTGCGATTTCTGACTCCAGCGGCTGAACCAAGTGACTATGACTGCATTCCGCATCTCTTAAGCCCTGGAAcggaaacaattgaaattaaattcccTGATCAGCAACTTATTCCTGAAAACACTCGCAACCGACAAAGTAGCTACGTCCTCAACAAAAGggatttctacattttttcggAACTCGAAGAAATTCCGACTAATCTCAACTTTGCTTCAAACAATCCACTTTTCAGCGGGAAAACTAAACCTCTTCTTCTGGGGAATTTCATCGGTAATTTcatctaaaatattttacaattttagtATTGTTTCTAACTTATTCGTTCCGAGTGCAGGAGATCCGTACTATGCTAATTATGGATTGTACAATCCATCCACAGAAGAATTGAATCAACACAACGATGACGATGAATTGCAAGTTTGTTACGACGTCTATTCTCCAGGTCGGCATTTCCGCAAGTCCAATCCTGGCCCACCGTGTTATATTTTGGCTATCGCTAAATGGACCTCAAAGCCACCTAGTCTGTCGTGTTTTGAACGATTCAAACGACGATGTGGTTCCGAAAGTGTGCCTTTAATCGCAGTCACAGGCGAAGGGTCTCAGGTGTCATTCTATCAGTTGAAAGGAGTTGTCAGTCCAATGTAAACAGTTaatatttttgtgtatttCATCTTCATGTGTTTCCCCCCACCTCAGAGAAttaaccaagaaaaaaactacCACCCAAACAATTGGGTGAATGAACAAGGAACAAATAGTTCTCTTTAATCTGAACACGATATCATCACTTTAATTGCTCCGCCGGCACCAGTACGGGCTGTTTCAAAGGCTTTCACGGTTTCttccagtttgaaccgatggGTGATTAATGGTTTAACGTTGACACGTCCACTAGCTACCAGCTGCAATGCTGTTGGATAGCTGTAATTTTTAAACCGTTGTAGATGTTAATTTACCAATCAAGTTATTCAAGGATTTACCAATTGGCGTAACGGAAAATCCCCCTAATATCAACTTCACGGACGGCTGCGTTAACAATTGGCAATTTGATTTCTGCTGGTCCCAGTCCAACCAAAACGACAACTCCTCCACTTTTAGTTCCCTAAAAAGGtaacattttcttaaattaattgaaaaataagttGTGCTTTGATCCAATAACTTACAAAAATGGCAAGCCTGATGCTAGATTCAGCACCGCTACACTCGATGGTAACGTCAGAAGGTCCACCAAGTTTTCCAGCAACTTGTTGGCCCAATGTTTCCGCATCCTCTCCACCCACCAGCAAAGTATGGTCAGCTCCCAGACTTTTAGCAACTTCTAGTCGGCTTTCAGATATGTCTGTCgtttgattttaagtttattttaagAATCTTTATGcatgatttttaaaactattgtTATATTACCAGTAATAATGACGGATGATGCTCCCATAGCTTTAGCGGTGAGGAGACAGACAAGACCAATCGGTCCAGCTCCACAAATTAGGATTTTCTGTCCGATGGTGACTCCAGCTCTGCGGCAAGCGTGAACGGCGACTGAAAGAGGTTCCAAAAGAGCTCCTTCTTCCATGGTCATATGATCCGGAAGTTTGTAACAAAAATCAGCAGCGTGCGTATAATAACGAGCCAAGTTGCCATCATAGGGCGGGGTAGCACAGAAAACGATGTCCAGGCATAGATTGTAGCGACCACCTTTGCAGTAATCGCAGGATCGGCAAGGAACTCCTGGTTCGATCGCCACTCTATCGCCTGATGTAAGTAGAAAAAATCATGTACAACAGTAATTAATcttataaattaaatatttgcaGTTATTACCTGGTTTCAAATGTGTTACACCTTCTCCAACTTCATGCACCACTCCAGCAGCTTCATGGCCTAAAACCATTGGTTTGGTCACAACAAAATCACCAATTCTTCCATTCACCCAGTAGTGGACATCAGATCCACATATTCCAACTTTATCCATTCGCAACAAAACCTCTGGTAtgtacaaaaaattattatttagtttatttttgtttcctagaAAAGAATTATGAGTAATGGTGCACAGGGACATTTTCCCTAGTGCTTCCattcattgatttattatCATTACCATTCTTTTGAGCCTTAGGGACAGTCCGATTTTCCtgaataattataataataggCTAGATGAGGGAAAACAGAATTAATTGCATTGCATTGATAATTTTGTTACCAATCGAAGATCGTTGACAGAGTAAAGGACAGCTGAGAGATTTTCGGTAGTCATGATGAAAGCAATTCTGGGAAAGGAATCCGAATtaggaagaaatggaaattgaaatacTAGAAAGGCAAATTGAATACTGCGTAGCGTAGAAAAGTTACGTACCCAAATCGTCGTTATCTCGGCTCCCCTAGACGATTGACACCTGGAACTTGCTGGGAGGCATTGTTATGATCCgagtttgaatattttatcgCTAGAGGTGCTCAAGgttgaaaaagtcaaaagtttaAACCGCCCGCGAATTCTACTGCTTTTTAAGGACGTGTCGTAAAGTTTTTAAACCCAAAGTTGATTGAACTCGCGAGTATAGAGAATTAATTCATTCAATAGAAAgtataaattaaacaaaaaagttttattccTCAAGGATAATATCGTGCGAACATCAACAATAAGttgttttgaataataagTGACAGTTGATCAGTAACAGATGCATCTGTCACTGatgcaattttaaaatattgataaaaatttaatgataATCTGAATATCTTGGGTACTTAACGATATCCAACAAAGGATGTATGGATGTCGATGAAAAATATCCGGTGGGGAAAATATCGACAGGGGCGTTGCTTTGAGAAATGAGATAGAGGTCACCCAAATGCGCAATATGTTTTATGAtactgaaacaaaaatactcGAGCAACTTTTTCTCCATAACAGGATTGtctggaaaacaaatttctagTCGCGATTTGCATAATATACAACTAGCACAATATAGTTCAACAAAACGAATACAGAGGGCGGAGTTTCAAAACAGAGAGTTGTTTTGGTTCTTGGGGCGGAGAGAAAGTTCATCCAAAACATCGAGGAAAATGGAGCGAAAGGATCAGTAGAACCTCTATCACATTAAAGAAGAGTTACAAGCAAATGTAACCCACCGCAACCCAGTGATTTCACCGTATTCTGTTGCcggtgttttttaaattttagtctCTTAGTTAAATACTTTCATCCCGAGTTTTGTGAAGTTTCATACGTCAAAAGTGTTCATCTATAttgtttaaattataaatttttcgaCATTCTGTCTaaacggtaaaaaaattctaGATTTAAAAACGTTGCTGTTTTATATTGACGAGATATTTCAAGCGAactcaatttattttattttggttttcagaAACTgccaaaatggaaattgatcGAAAATTTGTTAATGTCTTAATCCTGGGAGTGGCATTTATGCTGATCTTCACAGCTTTTCAGACTATGGGAAACATTCAGGTAAGACATGACCATTTTATCTTACAAACCATTAATTCCTACTATAGCTTGCTgaagttttttaatttgagTCAGTCACTTAACTGCTTGTCTGCAACTTTTCCACTTAAAATGCACAGCATTGATATCTTGGAGCAAAGCCtaaagaaaagtgaaagttGTCTGCAATTAGTTCAGTTCTATGCAAACCAGTTTTAAAAGATGTTAAAGAAGGATTTAGCCTAGATTTAGAAACTttgtttattcaaattcaagacGCTAGACGTcatcattccatttttatcgCAAAATTGACTGGTTTATGACTTGAGGTCAAAGGAGAAAAGCGCAAAAAGAGTTGTTATGAAAAGAATAGACGTAGATCAGTAGAGCAAATGAAATGCGATAGAGACGGTGGCGGCGGCAGATGAATAAATGACCTCCCGACACGATAAGAGTTTATCGATTCCTCAGAAAAATGTGACGATGTTGTCGACccatttaaaatgtttgttcttttttaatgacaGCAAACGGTAATCAAGAGCATAACTCAAGAGGATCCTAGTTTCATTGCGGATGGTTTCACTAGTCTTGCCATCATCTACGCTGTGCTTTCCATATCCAACTGGATCTCTCCATCGATTATCTCCGTCATTGGACCAAAGTGGTCGATGATTGTTGGAGGTTTCTTTTACTCGTAAGAAAATACGACgtaaagataaaaacaaaaccagaaaaataatttgttgtttttctttatctagGCTTTACATTGGCAGTTTCTTTCTTCAGCAGAGTTGGGCGTTGTATACCTGTTCAGCTCTCCTCGGATTCGGAGCGGCTCTTATATGGACAGGTATTGTGGTTGCCAATTAATGATTATTTTGCGGTTAATTCAATTCACTAAATGATGTAAATCTAAATCTggctaaaattaatttttccaaaGGTCAAGGAAACTATTTAACTCTAAATTCCGATGGGAGCAACATTTCAAGAAATTCTGGCGTGTTTTGGGCCGTATTCCAATGCAGGTGGGttctaaaacattttaaatattaaaacagTATTAACGTTTTATCATTTTCCAtgcagttttctttttggcaacttgtttgtcttctttttgtttcaaggAAGAGAACAAATTGACCAGCACACGCGCACAATTTTGTACGGCGTTTTACTAGTTGTTGGATTCCTGGGTCTTGTCATGCTTGTCATTTTGCCTgcggtaataaaaaaaaagtagatgcACTAAATCCTGCAATCGCAGCATTTTAtatttccgttttttgtttaggTGAAAGATTCTGACGCTTCCCGAAATACTCCTAAATCCGAAGATGGAGTTGTTTCCACTCGAGGAGCGCAAGCACCCCAAGGCCCATTGGATGCATTTTTAAGATCTATCAAACTCTTCTTTACGAAGGACATGGGTCTACTCTCTGTAGCATTCTTTTATATTGGTAATTCGATTGAACCTTTTACCTTTCCATTCAGaaacatgttttttaaatttcaatttcttagGTATCGAATATTCCTTTTTAAGCGGCGTCTACAGCCCCAGTATTGGATTCACGCTGGAGTTTGAAGACAGCAAACGGTTGGTGGGTTTATCCGGTATTTTTATTGGCGTTGGTGAAATCGCAGGTAAGGTTATACATAGAAATGACTGTCcgtttatttatgttttaatgacttttggttttctttttaaggtgGAGCTCTATTTGGAATTCTAGGCTCGAAAACTGTTCGATACGGTCGTGATCCCATTATTCTGACTGGATTTTTAACTCAGGCCCTCGGCTTTTTCCTCATCTTCCTCAACATTCCAAATAACGCTCCATTTGGGGATACCACTGATACTGGTTTCATTACAAGCAGGTATGAAATATAGCTTGTACGAACTTTATTGATAaagatatattttatttttctatgcaGTCCATTTGTAGCTATTTTCAGCAGTTTTTTGGTAGCCTTTGGTGATGCTTGCTTTAATACGCAAGTCTATAGTATTCTTGGTGGTAAGTACAAAAAtattggataaaaaaaaggatgtgaATTTATACTCATCTGTTTTTTGCTATTAGGTATTTATCCGAACGACAGCGCACCAGCTTTTGCTCTCTTTAAGTTTGTTTCGGTAATTAGAAcccgttattttattttatctctgtagaatttaaaatctaacgttttaatttttttcgcaTTAGTCTATGGCATCTGCCGCAAGCTTCTTCTACAGTCCATACATTGGAATCCACCCACAGTTAATAATCATTGGAATTCTTCTACTAGCTGGAACGGTCTGTTTCTGGCTTGTCGAATGGCGAAGTGTTTACAAACGAGCTCACCTGATAGAGACGAGTAATCCCGACTCCGCAATGGATAAggattttgattgatttggaATTCATTATTTATGTTCTGGGCATACATTCTATTACAAAACGGGCGAGGGTAACTATATAgacgaaatatttttgtaaaataactTGATCATCCATTTAATTATTAACTCAAACTTTTGTGCTATTGTATTCATGTCATTCTTTCTTAGTTTATTCATAAAATAGTCGTGAGGAAACGTGATAAAATGTTTAGGTGAAAAATAATTGGAGACAGCAAAAACTGAATAATTTTCACGGAAAATTTGTCAACGGCGGAATTTTGCAAACATTGAAAtattgtgctgtgctgtgcacAGTGCTTTCATCACACCACGTCCTAGTGCATCATACCTACTGCTACATCAGTCATATCGGCTCTTATTGCAATGGAATTAGGAATACCgtaaattagaaaatttttatttgttcagtAAAAGTTCAGTAACAAGATTTTACCTGCGACAACACTGAACAATCAGCCTTCAACGCACGAATCTAAATGCAGACTGACTTTGAATCAGGTAGGCTCAGGTGATGCATCATAATTCAAACCATTTGTAAGACATACAGTTTGTAGGCTTAGGGTGTCTTGTCATTTTGTTCTGGTTAATGATGGAATGCTGACTGAATTCCAATCATTAGAGAGCAAATGTGGTTTTGGATCCATATGTAATATAGTTTGCTACACTACATCTTAAGCACAGTTTTCCTAAGGTTATTTGTGTTTGCATGTAGACTCAAAATAGGAAAGGCCATGCAAGAAAgcatttctaaaaaaagtaTCCACTTGAGCttccttctttctcctttcagTAATCAATCGGAATGCTTCCTTGCTGCTGCGCTATCTTAGAAGTAAATAGGTGCCGCTATATCctatagacatttttttttcgacaagCTGATTTTAGTAGTAG
The window above is part of the Daphnia pulex isolate KAP4 chromosome 3, ASM2113471v1 genome. Proteins encoded here:
- the LOC124190590 gene encoding uncharacterized protein LOC124190590, whose protein sequence is MLSAKELMEIRAKKAHPRSLPSMPPKDFIPTHSAEETASVNDMIEEKISFIKEERAERRNLLTRGDWLPQENVAVVDKKVGGGWDIFGHNKNGKTFLHPEEALFLIEVSKLELCYSGTPVSVQQAYQLLLAENSCSILKYRVYSHLCRQGYRLIRRVNPPPVISTKRSGESMENLNPKRLKVEDKQPNHIVNSVTIVDMETTAVNLPIETDNGPVKLRFLTPAAEPSDYDCIPHLLSPGTETIEIKFPDQQLIPENTRNRQSSYVLNKRDFYIFSELEEIPTNLNFASNNPLFSGKTKPLLLGNFIGDPYYANYGLYNPSTEELNQHNDDDELQVCYDVYSPGRHFRKSNPGPPCYILAIAKWTSKPPSLSCFERFKRRCGSESVPLIAVTGEGSQVSFYQLKGVVSPM
- the LOC124190589 gene encoding UNC93-like protein MFSD11, with the protein product MEIDRKFVNVLILGVAFMLIFTAFQTMGNIQQTVIKSITQEDPSFIADGFTSLAIIYAVLSISNWISPSIISVIGPKWSMIVGGFFYSLYIGSFFLQQSWALYTCSALLGFGAALIWTGQGNYLTLNSDGSNISRNSGVFWAVFQCSFLFGNLFVFFLFQGREQIDQHTRTILYGVLLVVGFLGLVMLVILPAVKDSDASRNTPKSEDGVVSTRGAQAPQGPLDAFLRSIKLFFTKDMGLLSVAFFYIGIEYSFLSGVYSPSIGFTLEFEDSKRLVGLSGIFIGVGEIAGGALFGILGSKTVRYGRDPIILTGFLTQALGFFLIFLNIPNNAPFGDTTDTGFITSSPFVAIFSSFLVAFGDACFNTQVYSILGGIYPNDSAPAFALFKFVSSMASAASFFYSPYIGIHPQLIIIGILLLAGTVCFWLVEWRSVYKRAHLIETSNPDSAMDKDFD
- the LOC124190591 gene encoding sorbitol dehydrogenase-like; protein product: MTTENLSAVLYSVNDLRLENRTVPKAQKNEVLLRMDKVGICGSDVHYWVNGRIGDFVVTKPMVLGHEAAGVVHEVGEGVTHLKPGDRVAIEPGVPCRSCDYCKGGRYNLCLDIVFCATPPYDGNLARYYTHAADFCYKLPDHMTMEEGALLEPLSVAVHACRRAGVTIGQKILICGAGPIGLVCLLTAKAMGASSVIITDISESRLEVAKSLGADHTLLVGGEDAETLGQQVAGKLGGPSDVTIECSGAESSIRLAIFGTKSGGVVVLVGLGPAEIKLPIVNAAVREVDIRGIFRYANCYPTALQLVASGRVNVKPLITHRFKLEETVKAFETARTGAGGAIKVMISCSD